In Populus alba chromosome 4, ASM523922v2, whole genome shotgun sequence, the genomic window TAACAAAAAGAATTAGTGTGAAGGAAATCATGAGAAGTCTATTTTAGTGCTCTGAGTTTTCAGTAATGCACAGGATTCATTGCTTTTGGAATTTGAGATTGGACTGCACATTGAATCAGCAGATAGAATGCAGCGAGTCACCTGAAACAAACCAATTTAATGGCACAATTCACTAAGAGTTTAAGAAGATCACATCGTGTGGTGCTTTATGCTGGTCCTTCCCTCTTTATTCTTTACACTGTTTGTCACAATCCATCTGTTTTGTGATTGGTCATGCCTTGTATAATTATGTGACcgtttgttgtttttcttacaattttattaatttcggtgatttagttaaggagtaaCTATTTCATTTAGTTAGGGATAATTGAGGTCAGGGCTTGTTCAATTCAGCTAATCTCTGACTGGTGATCAGAATGGATTTTCTAGTTAGACAACTCGATCATTGTTGTGGGTTTGGGGTTTTATGCATTCTAAGGAATTGATTTGCTTTTTCGTGGTTCCCTCTTTATGtggttttgaataatattttcatagGGCTTTATATGAGAAAATTTGCTGAACTCTATGTGAGTGCAAAATTGTTTGAAATAGCTGTTGCAAAATTAGTTTTTTGGGTGAAACAGGTTTTAACATAGTGCCCATTTATGTGGTTTATTGATTATAGAGTTTCAGATCATATTAATCTTCCTAATTTCCTTATTTTGGGTGTCTTCTTTTGGTTGCTTAATGTACCCTTCCCCCcttcttttcaaaattttttaattttaattcatatatacCCATAGATGAGCTCATCATTGTGTATGCAACCTTACAAGTAGTTCATTTTAACAGTGagatattttcaaatttcttgcttCATGCAACCCATTTCTCTACTAAGCAGTCCGTGGCTTGTCCTTGTAGATGGCGCTAAAATGCCATCTTGGTTTGAGGTCCATGAGATACCTGTGACAGCAGTAAGTAAGTTTTCTGCATCTTTTCAGATTGGTCTCTCCTGACTACATTCCAGACCTCTTGATCCCAATTCCAGAACTTTGGGTACTGTTGGACTTGCATACGTTTACTGTCATAGGTCTAGGACCTTTAGGAGAGCCCGTCACATGTATGGGGGGGACAAATCTTCAGATATTATTATGCATGTTGTGGCAAAATGATTCCAGTTTGAAGCAGTCAACTACTGAAACATTCTGAGCATTTTCATAAACTGATGGTGGATGCTGTATTTCTTCAAACTTTTCTTCCGTCGACTTTTGTGGGTTGACGGggtcataaaataaaagggaacgCAAATTAGTGGATTGAATTGAGTCATGCTCCAATTGTTGAACTGAACTCAACTGTAGTAAAACAATCCTGCTCAGGCACGGACTTGCATGGAAGGCAGGAGGGAATTGATAAGCTGGGCCCAATTAGAGCTTGCGGTCAAACTGTGATGCCTGAAGACTAGACTTTGGAAGTGCAAAACGCGAAGGACTCACCAATCCAAGACTCGGCTGTCAACAAATTTCATGGAAGCTTGTTATCACTTaataaaccttaaaaaacaaaattaaaaataaaattcgaaCATGGTCAAACCGTCCAAAAAGGTTCAGCCCAGATAAGGTGAAGTTAAgataggagttttttttttttttttttttccccaaactTGCAGACGtgtaaaaattatttccaaACTAGCATAATTCAAAGTGATACACACGGCCAGTAGGCCCAGATTTTTCTGTTGTGGACGCGTATGGTACACGCAGGAGAAGGGTGAAGATTATTTGTTGGTACGTATAATAAGTGACAACAGGTGAGCATGCCACGTGACTTACATAGAATTTGAGATTTTTcaattgttataaaaatattatcattgatTGTTCTTCTTATTTCATGTTTAGGTTATTATGTCAGCCTCTTTACCCGGACTGTATTTGATCTTTTAACTTGTATATTTAGttcattttagatttattattatGACCATtccatcaattaaaattattttcatttaagtCGGGCAAAAATcaattctctcttcttttttaattttattctaaagCAAAACATTAActtttgtggattttttttatttttaaaaagaagaaagactAGCCCAAATCTGACCATCAATGCCACCACCTCTACTTAATTGAAAAGTGGCGTGTAAAGAGGGACATTTAAGTGACAAGACAGGAACCAAAGGCAAAGGTCCCATCACATCAGTACTTGCTGCTTACTTTCTGTCTTATGATTCACTCAAAActtggagtaccgaagacagtACACCTTCATCTGACAAAATATAGCACTGCCCACACAATAACCTGTACCCCTCATGTCCCTCCAAAACTATGTCACCAACCCCTATGCTATCATAGTGTGTGTGAGGGTGTTTTATAATAACCTCTCCCCTTCATCAAAGTTTCAAAGTCTTTTTACTTCCACCAGTCTTTGCCTCTGCTAGATAACCCCCCTCCTCTCCTCCCCTCCCACAGCATCCATTCTATCCAGCGTATCAGCTATGAAGAAGCTATACCGTAAAGGCAAGGTGCATCCATCAACACCAGTAATATCAGACCACCTGTCCTTTCTTCCGGCCACCATCCTTGCCCTCACAGCTGCTCTCTCCCCGGAGGACAGAGAGGTCTTGGCCTATCTTATCTCCTGCTCAGGCAATAACAATATCTTCTACAGCAACTGGTCCAATATTAATAGCCGCAAGAGTAGTTGTAACCAAAAGACAACTTCTGACACcaagagcagcagcagcagcagtcaTGACCACCCTCCTATGTTCAACTGTGATTGTTTTAGGTGCTACATGAGTTATTGGATTAGATGGGACTCGTCTCCTAACCGGCAGCTCATTCATGAGATTATTGATGCTTTTGAGGATTGGTTGTTGAAACAAGGTAAGAGTAGTGCTACAAGCGGCAACAAGAACAGGAAAGACAGGAAAAGGAAGGGAAACAGCCAAGGTTCTGGTGAGTTGATCAAGAGGCCAGAGTTGGGAATGAAGGACAAGCTGGATGAGTCTGATTCAGTGGATGGAAATAGCAGTGGTAGTGGTGGGAGTGAAGGAGTTGGTGGTGGTGATGAGGAAGGGACAGAGAAGGGGTCTGTCAGGAGGCTGGTGAGCTTCATCGGGGAGAGGATTTGGGGTGTTTTGGGTTAGTGAATTAGATCGAAACAAAAATGGAAAAGGCCTGGTGGATTTGACTTGTCGTAGAACCTGCAGGCTACTTTTCTGGCATTTCAATGTAAGACCATAAAGGGAAggttcttcttgttgtttttttaatttcccatcttttttctaatttatagtGTACAAATATGGTGGCTTAGTTTTAAATCATCAAcaattttgatggttttttttctagCGAATTCACATACTACATCTTTATCTAGCTAGCCTTCTGATTTACTTGATCAAGTTAGGCGGTGGTTCTCATTGGTATTagtagtttttgttaattaatgctTAATATTAACCTTGGAGTTCACTGCTCCATTCAACACTCAAGAATTTGATTTAAGAGGAAAACGATTCAAGAATCAACCCTCTTCCTTTTTTGCCATTACATTTAGAGAGTTTTCACCCAAAAACGGCATGCAAATCCATGAAATTCAACCAGGAGAGGCATGCCCTGGCAAATGGTTTCCAAGTTTGTAAATTGTGTGCTGATGGCAGAGACGGGAGGGCAAGTGTGATTCCGTGAGTGATAAATAAAAGCCTTGAATCAATGAAGAGAGTTTTATAGATAGCTGCTAGCTAGGAGGTGTGAGTGGAGATGTTTGTTTGCTCATTGCTGGTGGGAACGGAATGGAATAAGTAGGTGCCATCGTCGTAATCGAGGTCGGCAAAAGCATGCCAAAAGAAATCTTCGATTAAAGCAAAGGGAAATGCATGGTCTGTAATTAATGGTTATTGCCTTGAATGGATGGATCtctttttcttaaagaaaaaacaagaagaaaagaggtCAGGCCACCCTAATCCACCATTCGTGTCACCGCTCCCGTCCAAACCTCTTTTCGGTGTTCCCGATGGCCTATAGTGGcattcccttcttcttcttcttaatttctACCCTCGGACCATGTGAAGCAGGCCTGGAGCCCAAGAAAATGGGTTTGGTATGCAGTTTTACaccacatgcatgcatgttgaTGCTGGTAATTAACTGGCATTTAGCAAGCGGGTGCCTCCCCGATTGGAACCCCTAGCGATACTTCGTGGCGAAGCACCAATCACCATCTAAGATGGTGTCCTATCGTATGCAGTGATGACTGGGTCTGTAAAATAAAGAACACAAGTTAGGTGCACGCCATGGCTTGACATGCTCCCTCCCTTCCACTACTGACAAGTCATTTCGTATATTTTTCTCAGAAAAGGAGAAATCAAAAGGATACCGTGTAAGCACACCAAACCATCCTTTTTTCCACCATGAACTATTTATTAAtgtaagcatatatatatatatatatatatatatatatatatatatatattccacacCACGCTTGATATTAATTTTAGCTTTGGTAGGGGGGCAGGCATCTCTTGATCGACCAGCAACAACTAACAACCGAAAACATGAATGATTGGGTTGTAATGAAGGGAGAAATGTATGTTGATTTCATGGTGTGAGGGACCTGGTCAAGAGTCAATTTCAATTGTCATTTCCCACTGAAGCTCATCATGCCTTCTGTAATGGCGTCAAAAAGGTCTCTTTTTTGCTGATGATATTTGCACCCGCAGCTCTGTTTGTAATACGCTGGTGCTAATCGAGTCAATGAGTTTGATAACTGGATTGCGAATCTCTGCCTCCACTGTGTTTGCCctgttttcttataattaaattatacatgAAGCCGTCATAGCAAGTGGCTCTGAGTCATTTAATTTTGAAGCGTGTTAATTGGAATCAAaagtttgaattgattttggaAATGGTAAAACAAGACCCGATGATACGCAAGGCagtatctatctatctatctatctatctatgaCATGATGTTACACATTGACTCTCTCTCTGGGTAGGAATCAGTCAGTCAATACTGCGGTGAGAGTCGACGGCCACAAAGCAACAAGAAGCTCATCCACATTTACCTTACCTCCTTTATCAGCAGCTAATTCCATCGCAGCTGATCTTTGCTCCCGTGTGTGACCCACCTTGACATAAGTTAACCTGCCTggttttgacttggttttctgGTCTTAAATTCAAAGGAACAAGGAGCAGTCACGTTCCATACAAAAAGTCCTTCATAATTCACTACTGCTCATAGATCAAGCAGCTTGCATCTCCATCAATTTCCTTCGTTGGATAAGCCTACTTCTGGTCTCATCACAGTCAAAAGTTGACAAATTCATGCATGCTTAGGATTTGAGGTTGAAGAACTAAATATTGTAATCTTCCCTGAAAAGGGTGACTCATGATGCCCATGCTACCACTGCAAGTGTCATATCGTCCTGCTTTTCTCAATGACATGTGACCAAGCTGCCTAAAAGGCTCTTTAATCGACACAAAAGCATATTTACACCATAACCCATTATTGCAAAgaccacctttttttttgtggattttaatttatttctcttctcGGTCATAAATCAACTTCCAACTACTTTAGTGAAGCAAAACACTAAACAGATATGAGAAGAAGACCAATATGGAGACAGAACATGGTCATCAAAAGCAACGACACTATGTAACGTAATGAAAGAATCTAAACTAGAGGATATGAAATTATTTAGAACGCATGGGAAACAACTAACAAGTGCTTGGATGATGTTACCCTAGGACTGCTGATGAGAAAATCatggagaaaaaacaaaaaaagaaagaaagaagaagaagcaacaaaaaTGCTATAGGTatcaactatttttatttttaatggatgCTACTTGGACATAATCGATTTTCTATCATGATTAAGGGCTAAACCTAACTTCACTATTTGTATAGAAAATGATGATCAATTATTAAGGTTGAAAAATGGTGGTATTAGGTGGAGTTTCCTATAACTGGATTGCTAGCTATCATAGTTCCAGCCTGCCTAACATTTCACCTGCTAGAAGGGAAGCAAGCCTTCAAATCCGAGATACAAACTGCAGAAAAATTTATTCACAAGATCGACCCCTCgatgtaaaagaaaacaatgatgTATGAgcttaataaatattgaaaacaaCATTGTCATTTATACATTAATGCCAGGCCTATGATTGAAGGATCTAaacataaagtttattttttttagcttccaAGGATGGTCCACAGCATACCGGTACAAAATGGATACACCACGTTATCGAACTTGTAGCATCACAGCAGCATCCATATCCAGTACTCTCTTCCCTATAGAATTTGGCGTTCATTATAGTTCTTAGGAAGTGAAACAACCTTCTTTGGTCAATCCAAAGTAGGAAGCTGGGACCCATTGAAAAAACCTTTTTGATTGATATGCCTCCACCAGACCATAACCTCAGATGACTGGAAGAGCATCGTGTGCAAGTGAATGGCTATAAAGGACTAGAGAGATGGCAATACCTTGAATTGGAGTTAAGCATGTACAGTTACAGATGAGCTCATGGATACACAACCTTTCAAGCGTTCCAGAATGACATTCCGGTTGACAAGTCCCGAGTGTGAAGTAAGAGGAAGGCCCTCTTTGACACATTCATCGTACTTCTCCAAAGCAGAAACAATGTAACTGAAATCTGGTCGCTTGGATGGGTTGGCTGCCCAGCAGCGCTTTATCAAGTGTGCAAGTGCAGGCTGGCAACTAGCAGGCAGTGGAGGCCGCTCGTTCTGCCAAAgataaaaactagtttaaataAAGCTGGTGTGAAGCTGCCCTGTTATCCCAAGTTCTGATTAATTACATTTCAGGGAAAAAGCTGTTCTGTGATGTTACACCTAGCAGAGGTCCTTCATATTTCAAATGACCATCAGGTCATGTTCTTATTATGGTTATAGCCCCTAACATGACCAACCATGAGGTTCGGTTTTTATCAGCCTTCAACATGGTTCAATTGATGCCGACAAATCCTACTCTTGAATGCACAGATCAAATGTTCTTTCAGAGTACTACAGAGCGGTACAAGTTCTAACCAGTAACCTCATAGTCTTACCCCAAACACCAATGGTATTGTCTGCCATTTAGATTCTTCATTGAAACAAATTTGACAGAGCATTAACTGTCAAGGTCACAGCGCATGACAgatgaaaaacattcaattttgAAAACAGTAGTGCCAACAAGTAGTCAGAA contains:
- the LOC118058416 gene encoding uncharacterized protein, with amino-acid sequence MKKLYRKGKVHPSTPVISDHLSFLPATILALTAALSPEDREVLAYLISCSGNNNIFYSNWSNINSRKSSCNQKTTSDTKSSSSSSHDHPPMFNCDCFRCYMSYWIRWDSSPNRQLIHEIIDAFEDWLLKQGKSSATSGNKNRKDRKRKGNSQGSGELIKRPELGMKDKLDESDSVDGNSSGSGGSEGVGGGDEEGTEKGSVRRLVSFIGERIWGVLG